The DNA region TATTATGTTTTGTACTCGTACGGGGCACCCTTAGCCGTAAAAAAGCATGGCCGCTTGGGGCTACCTTGATAGCAGCTGTAAGCATGGCCCTTTATCAGCCCCTGTTTTTTTCGGCTGTCGCTTCAACGGGAGTGGCCGTTGGAACTGTGGTGGCCATCGGCAGTGCCCCTATTTTGGCCGGGATGTTAGAATATGTTTTTCGCGGCGTTAAACCGGGCCAAAGATGGTGGCTGGCTACTGCACTGGCTGTGGCGGGCTGTGTCCTTTTGCTCGGTCATCAAGGGGAAGTGAGTATCAATATTGGAGGCCTGTTGATGGCGCTTGGGGCAGGCTTTAGTTTTGCCGTCTATACTTTGGTCAGCAAGGGGTTGCTGGCCCAACATCGGCCTGAAGAGGTTGTAGCTGTCGTCTTTAGTTTAAGTGCTGTGTTGCTGTCTCCTCTCTTATTCTTCTATGACTTAAGCTGGTTGCTGGAGATGAGGGGTTGGGCTGTCGTGTTGCATCTTGGATTGGTCGCCACTGCATTGGCCTACCTGCTGTTTGTGCGGGGCTTGACAGGGATACCTGCTGCGCATGCTGTCACCCTTTCTCTGGCCGAACCCTTAACAGCTGCGCTGTTGGGTATTTTTCTCGTCGGGGAGATATTAACATCAACTGCTAAGTTTGGTATTGCACTTTTGTTTTTAGGTTTAAGCCTTTTGACGGTCCGGTTTCGTTTCTTGCAACAGGGAAATGTCCCCAAAAAATGACCATGTGTTGTGACATAGTTCATATTAGAACCAGGGCCCTCTTGTTACGATGAAGTTACGAAACGGTTTTTCTCTTTTAAAGGAGAGACAGCCATGCATTACTTTATTTACTTTGTAATTATCGTCAGCTTTTTTGATAATTTTACCCAGTTGCCCATTATTTCGGTCTATGCTCAAGAGCTGGGAGGCAGTCCTTTTCTGATTGGCCTAGTGGTGGGCCTGTATTCCTTTAGCAACATGGTAAGTAATGTGGTTGCCGGCCGGTGGATCGACCGTTGGGGACGCAAAAAAATCATGGTGGCCGGCATGCTCATGGCGGGTGTTAGCGTGGCCTTGTATGCCTTTGTCAGCACCGCACAGCAGTTGGCTGTGGTACGCTTCTTACATGGCATAGGGAGCGGTCTGTTAGTCCCCGCTGCTTATGCCTTTTTGGGAGACCGTACCAAAGGCAAAGGACGGGGCCAGGCGATGGCCTTGTCAGGAGCCGCTATCGGTGTGGCTGCCATTGTCGGCCCGGCTTACGGGGGCATT from Caldalkalibacillus thermarum includes:
- a CDS encoding EamA family transporter, translated to MDSRVAGSLVLLAAVLWGTTGTAQAFAPQGASPLAIGAMRLAVGGLALLCFVLVRGTLSRKKAWPLGATLIAAVSMALYQPLFFSAVASTGVAVGTVVAIGSAPILAGMLEYVFRGVKPGQRWWLATALAVAGCVLLLGHQGEVSINIGGLLMALGAGFSFAVYTLVSKGLLAQHRPEEVVAVVFSLSAVLLSPLLFFYDLSWLLEMRGWAVVLHLGLVATALAYLLFVRGLTGIPAAHAVTLSLAEPLTAALLGIFLVGEILTSTAKFGIALLFLGLSLLTVRFRFLQQGNVPKK